GGCCTGGCAGACCGGGGTGTCGATCGAAGGAAAGATGTTGAGGATCACCGGCTTATCCCGGTACTGATCGCTGGTGACGGGGCCGAGATCGGCGCCTACCAGCTCAAATGCCGGGGCAGGAGAGCCGACAGCGGGAAGCTCGCCGACCGTGTTGATGGGGTTTCCGCGCAACGTGATCTGTGCCATGGCCCCAGTGTTCCAGAGTTCGGGTGCCAGTGGCATCAGCGGGGCTAGGTTGGAGGCATGACGACGCCCGTCAGCTTCGATAACAAATTCTTCTCGGCAATGTGGTCCGCCATCGCGCGACGCGAGCCTCCGGAGATCAAAGAGCTGCGTGCCGAGAATTTGCGAGGCCTGACGGGGCACGTGCTGGAGGTGGGTGCGGGGATCGGCTCGAACTTCCCGCTGTACCCGAACACGGTGACCGCGGTGACGGCACTCGAACCCGAATCCAGGCTGCGCCCGCAAGCCGAGGACGCGGCGGCCGGTGCGGCGATCCCGGTGACGGTGACCGCCGGTGTCTTCGAGGATCTTGCGGTCACCGGGGAGGACCGATTCGACGCGGTGGTGTGCTCGCTGGTGTTGTGCTCGGTGAGCGATCCCGACCGTGCCGCAGCGCAGGCCTTCGAGGTGCTCAAGCCGGGCGGAGAGGTGCGTTTCTTCGAGCATGTAGCCCACGACGGTGCGCTCGGGCTGGTGCAGCGCGCCGTCGACGCGACGTTCTGGCCGAGACTGTTCGGTAACTGCCACACCCACCGAGACACGCTGGGCGCGATCGAACGCGCCGGGTTCCAGATCGAGGGGCAGCGGGATGACTGGCTCAAGGTGATGGGTATCCCGATGCCGTCCTCGTCGATCGTGATCGGACGCGCGGTCAAACCCGCCTAGAACGTCTGCGGATCAACCGAATTCGACGACGGTCATCGCCGGCCTGATCCGGTCGGAGAAGGGCAGGTCGTAGAACAGCGGCGTGGCCAGCTTCAGGAAGTTTCCGCGGCCGGGTGGCATCCGCACCTCGCGGACCGCGCGCACACCGTCGAGAGCACGTAGCTCGTCGTATTGGTGGGCGGTGAAAGAGAACGGCATCGGCGGCACCGTGTAGTGCTTGCTCAGCTTCCAGCCCCGCCGTTGCGAATACACGCTCATCAACCACGGGATGGTGTCGAACGCCATCCAGCCACCGGGGAAGCGTTTGGCGCAGGCGGCGATGAGATCGAACACGACGTCGCGTTCCAGGTACATGAACAGGCCCTCGGCGGTGATCACCACACCCTCGGAGGCGTCGACCTGATCCATCCAGGAGTAGTCGAGTGCCGACTGTGCGATGTAACGGAGCCGGTCCGACGGGGGGAGCAACTGCTGACGCAACCGCACGATGGGTTCCAGGTCGACCGTCACCCACTTCAGCTCGCCGTTGTCGATACGCCAGAAGCTGGTCTGCAATCCCTCGGCCAGCGCCACCACCGTGGCACGCGGACGATCGGCCAGGTACTCGTTGGTGACGTTGTCGAATGTCAACGCCCGCAGCGCAATACCTTGATGTGTCCGGCCGAAGTGGTGGTAGTCGTAATCCAGGCTCTCGTAGACCACGACGGCCATCGGATCGTCGATCACGCCATCGGGCCGGGCCGCCTCTTCGGCGCGCTGGCGCAGAGTGATGAGCGCGGTTTCGGACACCCCGTCGAGGTGGCGGGCATCAATGGCAGCCATGCCAGCCACACTACTAGCGAACGAGCTTGTGCAACGTCCGCAGGTTGCGGGTGGTGGTCGTCGACTTGTATCGCTTCTTGCCCATCGTCTTGCCGACGGGGCTGCTCAGGGTCTGCGACTTGGGCACCTGCCAGTACAGCACCCCATCGCCGGCGGCGATGCGTTCGTTCTCGTCGAGCTCGGTATCGAGGCCGGCCAGTTCGGCAAGCACCTCGGGCTCGCTGCAGAACATCACGTACGAATGCACGTCCTCGATCTCGGGCTCCCACGGGAATGCCGCGATGATCTGGCCGATGGTGTCCAGGTCGTACACCAGCACCCATGCCTCGTAGCCGAAGCGATCGCCGAGTACCTGCTGCAGTCGTTCCTTGACCGCGGCCGCGGGCTCGGTTGCGTCGAGCAGTACGTTGCCGCTGGCGAGAATCGTTGTCACACCTGCGAATCCATCAGTGGCGAGGGCATCGCGGACATCGGCCATCTTCATCGTGATGCCACCAACGTTCACTCCGCGCAGCAAGGCGGCGTATCTGGTCACGGTTATCCGAACTGCAGCAGTGTCATGGACGGCCGGGTTCTACGCAGAAATCCGCGATCAAGACGCTTGGCGTTCACGAACTTCCAGATTCCACGGCCCGGATGCAACGGGATGTCGATGGCCGCGGACACTCCGGGAATGGACGTCAGTGACTCACCCTCATCGGCTGTCAGCGCGAACGGCATCGGTGGGGCCACGTAGCGGTCCGAGAGTTTGAACCCCTGTAGGGTGCGCTTGCTGAACCAATGCGGGATGCTGTCGAACATCATCTGTCCGCCGGGAAAGCGCTTGGCGCAGGCTTCGATCAGTCCCAGTGACTCCTCGGGTCGCAAGTACATCAGCAGCCCCTCGGCCGTGATGAACACACCGCCCGAGTCGTCGACCCGATCCATCCAGCTCAGGTCGAGGGCCGACTGGGCCAGCTTCACGATCCCCTCGTTCTTGGGCAGCAGTTGGTCGCGCAGCTCCATCACCGGCGGTAGATCCACTGAATACCAGGTGAATTGCGTCGTGGGTTTGTCGCCGCCCAGCCGCCAGAAGCTCGTCTGCATGCCCTCCGCGAGGGCCACCACCGCCGCTCTGGGGTGCGTTGCGAGATACACCCGTGCTTGCGAGTCGAACGACAATGCCCTGAGTGCGTGGGACTGCGACGGGCGACCGAACTTGCGGTAGTCGTACTCGATGGCGTCGAAGAGCTCCGCGGCCAGCGGGTCCTGGATGAGACTGTCGGGGCGCTTGGCCTCGGTGCCGCGATTGTGCAGTGTCCACAGGGTGGTAGCCGAGACGCCGTCCAGGCTGTCTCCGCTGATCCGCGATGAGCCGCTTGGGCGAAGAGCATCGGACTCGGTCATGAACCTGATGCTAGTGAAATGGGGCGACGACCGGGCCGCCCCTTGGTTAGGCTGACGGCTATGACCGATTCGAAGGGGAGCGGCGACTCGGCCGCGGACGAGGCCAAGCGCAAGTTCCGCGAGGCCCTTGAGCGCAAGAACACCAAGGCCAGCTCCGCCGCCGATCACAAGGACACCGGAAGCAAGCCGACCCATGCACACGGCCGGGCCGGCTCGCATCGCGAATTCCGTCGTAAGAGCGGCTAGACGGCCTTCTTCTCACTGGCCAGCAGCCGGGCGACGACCAGCCCGGCCAGCACTACCAGCCAGCACACGAGGCCAAATCCCTTGAGTCCCCAGACCACTGAGGCCAAGGTGAATCCGCCCGCGGCCATCAGCGCTATCCCGACGACGGCGCTGCGTGGGCCGGGGTGTGCGACATAGCCGCCATCCCAGCCGGGTAGCGGGTTGTTCTCCAGCGGCCGCAGGGCCAGGAACAGTCCGGTCACCAGCAGGACCATCGTCGCCACCTGGAGCACCGACAGGGTGATGAAATTCGGTGCGGCGGTGTCATATCGGGGGAACCCGAGGAAGTCGAACACCAGATGCATGCCGAGGAGTGCGGGCATGTGCCACAGGTACAGCGTCATCGCACCCGAGTTGCCGATGGCCACCGCCCACCACACGCGTGGACGCTGTGCCCACCGGTTGATGGCCGGCATCGCCGCGATAGCAAGGGCGGACAGGATGATTGCGTGCCCGGCCAGCACCAGCGACGGCGGGATCATGTTCGGCACCTTCTGGCCGGCCACGCCGACCAGGCTGATGGTGTACGGGCCGAACGTCACCAGGGCGATGTTGATCGCGAAAACGGCCGCGGCCAGCGCCAGGGCCGCCTTCCGGGTGATCAGCTGACGGCGGTACCCCACGCCCAAAACCGCCGGCAGCAGCCACACCACGAAGTTGACGTACCCGATCCCCTTGGATGCATCCAGGCCGAGTCGCAGCACGTCCACCGCCGCGATGCCCAAGTAGATTCCTGCGAGCGCCGTGAACATCGCACGTGTCGTCGTGATCCGGGCCAACAGCGGCACCGCCGCCAGCACCAGCACGTAGGCCCCGAGGAACCACAGCAGCTGGGTGCTCACACCGGCGACCGGCTCATAGACATGCAGAGGCAGGACCTGCCGGAGAATCACCAGCGCCAGCGCCCAGAAGCCCACGTAGTAGAACACCGGGCGATACAGCCGGGTGCAGCGATGCATCAGCCAGGACCCCCAGCTGGTTCCGGGCTTCCAGGACCCCACGCTGGCCGCGACACCGGCGAAGAAGAACAGCGGCATGATCTGGAAAACCCAGGTCAGCGCCTGGAAAATGGGGCGGCCGTTGAGCAGGTTGCCCCAGAGCAGCACGCCGTTGTCGATGGTGCTCACCGCCATGACGGTGTGCCCGAGGACCACGCCGGCCAGCGACACGATCCGGATCACGTCGAGTGCGCGGTCACGCGTGGTCGGGGTGGCTGCGCCCACCTCATCGGCGGTGGGCAGGCCCAGAGTCATCGTCATGCACCCAGCGTCGCCGAGCGGCCCACCCCGACACAGCGCGTGGCTACGCGACTGCGCTAGGTAGTTTCCCCTGCCGTGTCGGCGAGAAGGTACCTACCTGAACTAGCCGCCGAGAGCGGCGATGAGGTCCTTGATCTTGGCGGCCTCGTCTTCGGTGACGGGTTCCTCGGACTCGATCGCCGTCAGGAAGCCCACCTTCAGACCGGCGCCGTTGGCGGTCTCCTGCGCGGTGAGCCGCGCACGCCGGCGAGCGGTGTAGAGGCGCTGGCCCAGCGTGGCGCTGGGGCTGTTGGCGGCGTCCTTCATCAGGTCGTCGTAGCGATGGCGCACTCCGCTCAGCGCGACGACGACCGAGGGCGTCACGCGGCTACGGCTGGCGGCCTTCGCGATCGCGCCCTCAAGCTTGCGAAGCCCGCTGAGAACAACGGCGACGCGTTCTCCGTACTCGGGGTCGCTGGGCTCGGGCAAGGTGTCGATGGCGGATGAGTACATGTGCACCGCTGCATCGACAAGGCTGACAATGACTGGGGCTTCTCCGTCATCCGGCACGACTTCAGGCACGACCCATCGACTCCTTCTGAAAAGACCGGTTATGACCCCGGAGTAGGCGGGGGTCGCCGACAACCTAGCGCCGATTCGCGGCCCGGACAACCCTTATCGGATGAACGGTTTCTGACCCGAGTGTCTAGGTTGGACCTGCGAACTATGCTGCGCTACCTACCTTTTCGCCATCGCAGCTGTGCTCATGCGGTGTGGCGGCAACAGATCTTGATTAGCCGGTGGTCGCCGGCTCCACCGCCTGTATCCGGCGCGGGCGCTCCTGCCAGATGACGGCGATCAGGCAGAGCGCCGCCAGCGCGGCCACCGCGAGGGCGAAGGTGACACCGGCGGTGCGCAGACCCCACGCCTGGGCGGCCAGGCCCTCGCCGATGACCGGCAGCGCGATGCCGATGTAGGCGACCACGAAGTAACTGGAGGTCACCTCGGCGCGGTTGTCCTCGGGGGTGCGGTCGGCGATCGAGGCCAGCCCACGGCTGAAGCTGATGCCCTGCCCGATGCCCACCACCACCGCGCTGGCCAGGTACCACGGCAGCGAGGAGGTGTGCAGCGCCACCACCACAAGCAGCATGCCGGTCAGCAGGATGGCGCAGCCGATGACCAGGGCCTTGGCCGCAGGCACCTGACGGGCGAGAATCTGTGCCACGCAAGAAGATCCGAACGTCAGAAAGACGCTCGCCCCGGCGACCGCATGGTTGTCGATGCCGATCACCGTGGACAGGAATCCGGGGGCCACGGCGGTGAATGACCCGAGTGCCGCGAAGCCGGCGAAGCCCGCTGTAGCCGCAGCCGCGAATGTCGTGCGGACTTGAGGAGGAAGCGAAAGGCGTTGCACACCAAGTTTTCCGTGCTTGGGCGCGGTTTCCGGTGCCAGCAGCAGCGCCACCACGGCGATCGACACGAGCGCGATATGAACGATGAACGCCAGGTGTGTCGGCCAGGGCGCGTACTGCACGAGGATGCCGGCCACCAGCGGGCCGAGCCCGAGGCCGCCGGTGTTGGCGATGGTCGCCACCGCCGCCGCCCGCCCCCGCCATTGCTCGGGTGCTGCCTCGATGACAGCGACGGTGGCCGCACCGGTGAAGAAGCCTGCCGACAGGCCCGAGACGATGCGCGCGATCAGCAGCAGCGGAACCGAGTCGACGAACAGGAAGATGACCGAGCTGAGGATGGCGAATCCGGCGCCCGTCAGCAACAGAGGGCGACGGCCGAGAACATCGGACCAGCCGCCGAACATCAGCAGCGCGAACAGCACCCCGGCGGCATAGGTGGCATAGACAACCGTGGTGGTGAGCACCGAAAAGTGCATCTGCTGCGAGTACAAGGCGTACATCGGGGTCGGCATCGTGGTGCCGATCATGACGGTGGAGAAGCTGAACGCCAGCAGGATGAAGGCAGCCGAACGGCGCAGACGGGCAATCACACCCCAATGTAAGTCACCGGCCGCCGGAGGTTGTTCCCGCGAGATGACATTTATGCGGGCAATTGGTGCCCAAAGACCAGCGTGAATGTCATCTCGGCCGGGATAGCGCAAGAGGGCCGGGATGGGGGAGTGCGGTGGTTAGTGCTGGACGGCCTTCTCCGCCCCGATGCCCGTCAACGAGCGCACCTCCATCTCGGCGTTCAATCCGGGGTCGCCCTTGTCGTTGGACGTGAGCGTCCCGACGATGCCCAGTAGGAAGGCCAGCGGAATCGACACGATGCCCGGGTTGGCCAAGGGGAACCAGGCGAAGTCGGCGCCGGGGATCATCGCCGTCTTCGCGCCGGACACGGCGGGCGAGAAGACGATCAGCACGATGGTGGAGATCAAGCCGCCGTACATGCTCCACAGCGCACCGCGGGTGTTGAAGCGCGGCCAGTACAGCGAGTACAGGATGGTCGGCAGATTGGCCGCGGCCGCGACCGCGAACGCCAGGGCGACCAGGAACGCGACGTTCTGCCCGTTGGCCAGGATGCCGAGTCCGATCGCGATGATGCCCAGCACCACCGCCGCGATCCGCGATACCCGCACCTGCTCCTCTTCGGAAACGTTGTGTCCCTTCATGACCGAGGCATAGATGTCATGCGCGAAGGATGCTGACGCGGTGATCGTCAAGCCGGCTACCACCGCGAGGATGGTTGCGAAGGCCACCGCGGAGATGACCGCCAGCAGTATCACCCCGCCGAGTTCGAAGGCCAACAGTGGCGCAGCCGAGTTCTGACCGCCCGCGGCGGCCAGGATGCGATCGGGACCCACGAGTGCCGCGGCGCCGTAGCCGAGCGCCAAGGTGAACAGGTAGAAGGCGCCGATCAGCCCGATCGCCCACACCACCGAACGGCGAGCCTCCTTGGCGGTGGGCACCGTGTAGAAGCGCATCAGCACATGGGGGAGGCCGGCAGTGCCGAGCACCAGGGCCAGGCCGAGTGACAGGAAGTTGATCTTCGACGTTAACGAGCCGCCGTACTGTGCGCCGGGCGCCAGAACATCGCGGGAGGCAACACCTTTGGTGTGGCTGCCGGAAACGGCGTGCTGCGCTGCCCCGAGGATGTCGGAGAAGTTGAAACCGAACTTGGCCAGCACTGCCGCCGTCATCAGCGCGGCGCCGGTGATCAACAGCACCGCCTTGATGATCTGCACCCAGGTGGTGCCCTTCATGCCGCCTACCAGGACATAGACGATCATGAGCACGCCCACCACGCCGATCACGATCGATTGGCCCACGCGGCCGTGGATATTGAGCAGCAGCGCCACCAGGCCGCCGGCGCCCGCCATCTGGGCGAGCAGGTAGAACAACGACACCGTGAGGGTCGAGGTGGCTGCCGCCAGCCGGACCGGGCGCTGCCTGAGCCGGAAGCTCAACACGTCGGCCATGGTGAATTTTCCTGTGTTGCGCAGCAATTCGGCGACAAGCAGCAGAGCCACCAACCACGCCACCAGGAATCCGATGGAGTACAAGAAGCCGTCGTAGCCGTACCGCGATGGCCCCGGCGATGCCGAGAAAGCTTGCGGCAGAAAGGTAGTCGCCGGCTATCGCGATGCC
The nucleotide sequence above comes from Mycobacteroides saopaulense. Encoded proteins:
- a CDS encoding class I SAM-dependent methyltransferase, which encodes MTESDALRPSGSSRISGDSLDGVSATTLWTLHNRGTEAKRPDSLIQDPLAAELFDAIEYDYRKFGRPSQSHALRALSFDSQARVYLATHPRAAVVALAEGMQTSFWRLGGDKPTTQFTWYSVDLPPVMELRDQLLPKNEGIVKLAQSALDLSWMDRVDDSGGVFITAEGLLMYLRPEESLGLIEACAKRFPGGQMMFDSIPHWFSKRTLQGFKLSDRYVAPPMPFALTADEGESLTSIPGVSAAIDIPLHPGRGIWKFVNAKRLDRGFLRRTRPSMTLLQFG
- a CDS encoding DUF5302 domain-containing protein, with protein sequence MTDSKGSGDSAADEAKRKFREALERKNTKASSAADHKDTGSKPTHAHGRAGSHREFRRKSG
- a CDS encoding acyltransferase family protein — translated: MTMTLGLPTADEVGAATPTTRDRALDVIRIVSLAGVVLGHTVMAVSTIDNGVLLWGNLLNGRPIFQALTWVFQIMPLFFFAGVAASVGSWKPGTSWGSWLMHRCTRLYRPVFYYVGFWALALVILRQVLPLHVYEPVAGVSTQLLWFLGAYVLVLAAVPLLARITTTRAMFTALAGIYLGIAAVDVLRLGLDASKGIGYVNFVVWLLPAVLGVGYRRQLITRKAALALAAAVFAINIALVTFGPYTISLVGVAGQKVPNMIPPSLVLAGHAIILSALAIAAMPAINRWAQRPRVWWAVAIGNSGAMTLYLWHMPALLGMHLVFDFLGFPRYDTAAPNFITLSVLQVATMVLLVTGLFLALRPLENNPLPGWDGGYVAHPGPRSAVVGIALMAAGGFTLASVVWGLKGFGLVCWLVVLAGLVVARLLASEKKAV
- a CDS encoding class I SAM-dependent methyltransferase; this encodes MAAIDARHLDGVSETALITLRQRAEEAARPDGVIDDPMAVVVYESLDYDYHHFGRTHQGIALRALTFDNVTNEYLADRPRATVVALAEGLQTSFWRIDNGELKWVTVDLEPIVRLRQQLLPPSDRLRYIAQSALDYSWMDQVDASEGVVITAEGLFMYLERDVVFDLIAACAKRFPGGWMAFDTIPWLMSVYSQRRGWKLSKHYTVPPMPFSFTAHQYDELRALDGVRAVREVRMPPGRGNFLKLATPLFYDLPFSDRIRPAMTVVEFG
- a CDS encoding DUF1697 domain-containing protein, translating into MTRYAALLRGVNVGGITMKMADVRDALATDGFAGVTTILASGNVLLDATEPAAAVKERLQQVLGDRFGYEAWVLVYDLDTIGQIIAAFPWEPEIEDVHSYVMFCSEPEVLAELAGLDTELDENERIAAGDGVLYWQVPKSQTLSSPVGKTMGKKRYKSTTTTRNLRTLHKLVR
- a CDS encoding MFS transporter — its product is MIARLRRSAAFILLAFSFSTVMIGTTMPTPMYALYSQQMHFSVLTTTVVYATYAAGVLFALLMFGGWSDVLGRRPLLLTGAGFAILSSVIFLFVDSVPLLLIARIVSGLSAGFFTGAATVAVIEAAPEQWRGRAAAVATIANTGGLGLGPLVAGILVQYAPWPTHLAFIVHIALVSIAVVALLLAPETAPKHGKLGVQRLSLPPQVRTTFAAAATAGFAGFAALGSFTAVAPGFLSTVIGIDNHAVAGASVFLTFGSSCVAQILARQVPAAKALVIGCAILLTGMLLVVVALHTSSLPWYLASAVVVGIGQGISFSRGLASIADRTPEDNRAEVTSSYFVVAYIGIALPVIGEGLAAQAWGLRTAGVTFALAVAALAALCLIAVIWQERPRRIQAVEPATTG
- a CDS encoding class I SAM-dependent methyltransferase, giving the protein MTTPVSFDNKFFSAMWSAIARREPPEIKELRAENLRGLTGHVLEVGAGIGSNFPLYPNTVTAVTALEPESRLRPQAEDAAAGAAIPVTVTAGVFEDLAVTGEDRFDAVVCSLVLCSVSDPDRAAAQAFEVLKPGGEVRFFEHVAHDGALGLVQRAVDATFWPRLFGNCHTHRDTLGAIERAGFQIEGQRDDWLKVMGIPMPSSSIVIGRAVKPA